A single genomic interval of Paenibacillus macerans harbors:
- a CDS encoding carbohydrate ABC transporter permease yields MNSKSRYAWAYTMIAPTLIGTLVFWFWPAVYSIYLGFLKSENFGLVNHWVGWANYERLFNDGEFWQNLRNTMVYAALFVPATIVLSTFFAVLLNAKIKGRSAYRVIYFLPQVTMAAASAMVWVIIFAQDYGLLNSVLGTHIAWISDKRFAMYALVMVGVWGSIGFNMLLILAGLQGIPRPLYEAAEIDGAVGFRKFRSITLPLLTPTLFFTSIVLVIGATQIFDSIYLIIGKTNVALPAVRSLVYAYYQNTFIYYDQNYGAAIVNILLLINLILTGIQFLLQKKWVIYD; encoded by the coding sequence ATGAATTCGAAAAGCAGGTACGCATGGGCTTATACGATGATCGCTCCGACGTTGATCGGGACGTTGGTGTTCTGGTTCTGGCCGGCCGTCTACTCCATCTACCTGGGCTTCCTGAAGTCCGAAAACTTCGGCCTCGTAAACCATTGGGTCGGCTGGGCCAACTACGAGAGATTGTTTAATGACGGAGAGTTCTGGCAAAATCTCCGCAATACGATGGTTTATGCCGCGTTGTTCGTGCCTGCGACGATTGTGCTTTCCACGTTTTTCGCCGTGTTGCTGAACGCCAAGATTAAGGGCCGGTCCGCCTATCGGGTCATTTATTTTCTGCCGCAAGTCACGATGGCGGCCGCATCCGCCATGGTGTGGGTCATTATATTCGCGCAGGATTACGGACTGCTGAATTCCGTGCTCGGCACCCATATCGCGTGGATCTCGGACAAGCGGTTCGCCATGTATGCCCTTGTTATGGTCGGCGTATGGGGTTCGATCGGCTTCAACATGCTGCTGATCCTTGCCGGGCTTCAAGGGATTCCGCGTCCTCTGTACGAGGCGGCCGAGATCGACGGGGCCGTCGGCTTCCGCAAGTTCCGCTCCATCACGCTGCCGCTGCTTACTCCGACGCTGTTTTTCACGTCCATCGTGCTCGTGATCGGCGCCACGCAAATCTTCGACAGCATCTATCTGATCATCGGCAAGACGAACGTTGCGCTTCCCGCCGTGCGCTCACTCGTATACGCTTATTACCAGAATACGTTCATCTACTACGACCAGAACTATGGAGCGGCCATCGTCAACATCCTGCTGCTGATTAACCTGATTTTGACGGGTATTCAATTCCTGCTGCAAAAAAAATGGGTGATTTATGACTAG
- a CDS encoding carbohydrate ABC transporter permease: MSRDVSAKRRSNLVIHLILIAGSVVMVLPFLWMILTSLKTTTEATQIPITLFPAEPSPRGYTDALRQSPFMHYYANTLISAFMKTVFPVIFSAMAAFAFARIRFPGSGLCFFLIISVMMIPNPVFYTPQYLMMSKLGLVNTVTALWIASLVSPFATFLLRQFFLGIPKELEEAAVLDGCNPFQIFSRIMLPLVKSALVAVVIIQLLWSWNELQWPLIINSSPEKLTLSAGLATLVSMFGTDYPVLMAGAFMAVIPMLVLFFMFQRRFIEGVAFSASKG; the protein is encoded by the coding sequence ATGAGTAGAGATGTCTCTGCCAAGCGTAGAAGCAACCTTGTCATTCATCTGATTCTAATCGCGGGGTCCGTCGTCATGGTGCTCCCGTTCCTGTGGATGATCCTTACGTCGCTTAAAACGACGACGGAAGCAACTCAGATTCCGATCACCCTATTCCCTGCCGAACCGAGCCCGCGAGGCTATACGGACGCGCTTAGACAGTCGCCTTTCATGCATTACTATGCGAACACGCTGATCTCGGCGTTTATGAAGACGGTGTTCCCTGTCATCTTCAGCGCGATGGCGGCCTTCGCGTTTGCGCGCATTCGCTTTCCGGGCAGTGGGCTGTGTTTTTTTCTGATTATCTCGGTCATGATGATTCCGAACCCAGTGTTCTATACGCCGCAATACTTGATGATGAGCAAGCTCGGACTGGTGAATACGGTGACCGCGCTCTGGATCGCTTCACTCGTCAGCCCGTTCGCCACCTTTTTGCTGCGGCAATTTTTCCTGGGCATCCCCAAGGAGTTGGAGGAAGCGGCGGTGTTGGACGGGTGCAATCCGTTCCAGATCTTCAGCCGTATCATGCTGCCGCTCGTCAAGTCGGCGCTTGTCGCGGTCGTCATCATCCAACTGCTCTGGTCGTGGAATGAGTTGCAGTGGCCGCTCATCATCAACAGCTCGCCGGAGAAGCTGACGCTGTCGGCAGGCCTCGCCACGCTTGTCTCCATGTTCGGCACAGATTATCCGGTATTGATGGCCGGCGCGTTCATGGCCGTGATTCCGATGCTCGTCCTGTTTTTCATGTTCCAGCGGCGGTTCATCGAGGGCGTCGCCTTCAGCGCTAGCAAGGGCTGA
- a CDS encoding DUF4832 domain-containing protein, with protein MLNARLARLGVMMLVFVLLGSMLFMNFKLPHAAASGEWQAQTYDPNKPGLELNPLKGFLPFAKQPTDSTDPNNSFPHSMEWFYVSLRDVMTDWNTYNWAPLDAYLNDIASRGNQAAFRVYVDYPGRTTGIPQFLLDGGLQTRDYDQNGNHDTATHSLAPDWNDANLNLALRQFVAALGARYDGDPRIGFVTAGLYGFWGEWHTWPYNTDPTNWEMNQSNRDALLSAFKNAFHTTHVLARYPYSASTAELKSAFGYHDDSFSYETLFQHDWDFWNLITQNGLQDIWRTHPIGGEFYPPLQQDTSFWQYWPNRNGQDFQTSVETTHASWLMYDRLYKSSLPGETASANALRAHKMLGYTLYNSAVQLVDSPASSLQVGVKLQNKGVAPFYYNWPVEFGVLDAAGAWIKSLGTADWNLRSVLPDGTDYTFSFSANHNLDPGQYKLVMRVVNPLAGGKTLRFANTRQDADQSGWLTLSGFRVSASATTSTVLSDPPVTPGTPPQSGSGATAYEAEATGNTLGGSAVIASCDACSGGSKVGYLGNGSGTLQFNGITVSSAGDYTLTIHYLNGEASRPAVLSVNGGTGMPLSFPSSGGWDTVSLLETTVHLQAGSNTLLLSQPTGYAPDIDRILVSASPLPR; from the coding sequence ATGTTGAATGCAAGACTCGCAAGGCTAGGAGTAATGATGCTCGTCTTTGTTCTGCTCGGCTCGATGCTGTTCATGAACTTCAAGCTCCCGCATGCCGCCGCCTCCGGCGAGTGGCAGGCCCAGACGTACGACCCGAACAAGCCGGGGCTGGAGCTGAACCCGCTGAAGGGCTTTTTGCCTTTCGCCAAGCAGCCCACGGACAGCACCGATCCGAACAACAGCTTTCCGCACAGCATGGAATGGTTCTACGTCTCGCTGCGCGACGTGATGACCGACTGGAATACGTACAACTGGGCGCCGCTGGACGCCTATCTGAACGATATCGCGAGCCGGGGCAACCAGGCAGCCTTCCGCGTCTATGTCGACTATCCGGGACGTACGACCGGCATACCGCAGTTTCTGCTCGACGGCGGGCTGCAGACCCGCGATTACGATCAGAACGGCAACCACGACACGGCGACGCACAGCCTGGCCCCCGACTGGAACGACGCAAATCTTAATCTGGCGTTACGCCAATTCGTTGCCGCGCTCGGAGCCCGTTACGACGGCGATCCTCGGATAGGCTTCGTAACGGCGGGACTGTACGGCTTTTGGGGAGAGTGGCATACATGGCCCTACAATACCGACCCGACGAACTGGGAAATGAACCAGAGCAACCGGGACGCGTTGCTGTCCGCGTTCAAGAACGCGTTCCACACGACCCATGTGCTGGCACGGTATCCTTATTCCGCGAGTACGGCTGAGTTAAAAAGCGCTTTCGGCTATCATGACGATTCCTTCTCGTACGAGACGCTGTTCCAGCATGACTGGGACTTCTGGAATCTCATCACCCAGAACGGCCTGCAGGACATTTGGCGGACGCATCCGATCGGGGGCGAGTTCTATCCGCCGCTCCAGCAGGATACGAGCTTCTGGCAATACTGGCCGAACCGGAATGGCCAAGACTTTCAGACCTCCGTCGAGACGACGCACGCCTCCTGGCTCATGTACGACCGGCTGTACAAATCTTCTCTCCCGGGCGAGACCGCCTCGGCTAACGCGCTGCGGGCGCACAAGATGTTGGGCTACACCTTATACAACTCCGCCGTGCAATTGGTTGATTCGCCGGCATCCTCGCTACAGGTGGGCGTCAAGCTGCAGAACAAGGGCGTGGCCCCGTTTTACTACAATTGGCCAGTCGAATTCGGCGTGCTTGACGCCGCCGGCGCCTGGATCAAGTCGCTCGGTACAGCCGACTGGAATCTGAGAAGCGTGCTGCCTGACGGCACGGACTACACCTTCTCGTTCAGCGCGAATCACAACCTGGACCCGGGCCAATACAAGCTGGTCATGCGGGTGGTCAATCCGCTAGCCGGCGGCAAGACGCTTCGCTTCGCGAACACGCGGCAGGATGCGGATCAGAGCGGCTGGCTGACGCTGTCGGGCTTCCGCGTGTCCGCGAGCGCCACCACTTCTACGGTACTGTCAGACCCGCCCGTGACGCCGGGCACGCCGCCGCAGTCCGGCTCCGGCGCAACTGCCTATGAGGCGGAGGCAACAGGCAACACGCTTGGGGGCTCCGCGGTCATTGCGAGCTGCGATGCCTGCTCCGGCGGGAGCAAGGTCGGCTACCTGGGCAACGGCAGCGGCACGCTGCAGTTCAACGGAATTACGGTCTCGTCCGCCGGTGACTATACGTTGACGATCCACTATTTGAACGGCGAGGCGAGCCGCCCGGCTGTGTTAAGCGTGAACGGCGGTACGGGCATGCCGCTCAGCTTCCCGAGCTCCGGCGGCTGGGACACGGTCTCCTTGCTGGAAACGACCGTGCATCTGCAGGCTGGTTCCAATACGCTGCTGCTTTCCCAGCCGACAGGCTACGCGCCGGATATCGACCGTATCCTCGTGAGCGCAAGTCCATTGCCCCGGTGA
- a CDS encoding TetR/AcrR family transcriptional regulator, whose product MNKKTDLRILRTNKSIRKAFYELIQEKGYEAITIQDIADRAMINRNTFYLHYQNKPDLLDICMNELLSELKDVAVQCPISASPFSTSKLETVMQAVLEHISRNTSFYYAMLVDENRIYQFRDKMEKIIKDKLNEGWNPAQGNSPLAISKELLLEFLVSSFMGIVIWWLKNEQPLPAGEVSSQFSRIVAYGHWKAAGIAVEE is encoded by the coding sequence GTGAACAAAAAAACCGATCTAAGAATACTGCGTACGAACAAATCGATTCGAAAGGCGTTTTATGAGCTTATTCAGGAAAAAGGGTATGAAGCGATAACGATCCAGGATATTGCCGATCGGGCTATGATCAATCGAAACACTTTTTATCTCCACTATCAAAATAAACCTGATTTATTGGATATATGTATGAATGAACTGCTGAGCGAATTAAAAGATGTAGCCGTTCAATGTCCAATCAGCGCGAGTCCTTTCAGCACCTCCAAACTCGAGACAGTCATGCAAGCCGTATTGGAACATATTTCGCGCAACACTTCTTTTTACTATGCCATGTTGGTTGATGAAAATAGAATTTATCAGTTTCGAGATAAAATGGAAAAAATTATTAAAGATAAACTGAATGAGGGGTGGAATCCCGCTCAGGGAAATTCGCCTTTAGCGATATCCAAGGAATTGCTGCTCGAATTCCTCGTATCGTCTTTCATGGGGATTGTCATTTGGTGGCTTAAAAACGAGCAGCCTCTTCCTGCGGGTGAAGTTTCATCCCAGTTTAGCAGAATCGTCGCCTACGGGCATTGGAAAGCGGCCGGCATCGCCGTCGAGGAATAA
- a CDS encoding nuclear transport factor 2 family protein, translating to MTFNHQNELVRKAIAVLESFESGNPEAITAYVNPDKYIQHNQALPDGRGAMLGALDHLKEIGTKVSVKRALVDGDYVALHSVYDFHGPKIAFDIFRFENGLIVEHWDNLQEMEDKTPSHHTMIDGPVEIKDIDKTDVNKAFVKSYVENILLGKNPGLLASYFDGDNYIQHSPHIADGLSGLHAALQALEEKNIEFQYTHVHQVIGQGDFVLAVSEGLFNGQPTAFYDLFRVEDGKIAEHWDVIESILPAEKRKNSNSRF from the coding sequence ATGACATTCAACCATCAAAATGAGCTTGTCCGTAAGGCCATCGCTGTGCTGGAAAGTTTTGAGAGCGGCAATCCCGAGGCGATTACGGCTTACGTAAATCCCGATAAATATATTCAGCACAACCAGGCCTTGCCCGATGGCCGCGGGGCCATGCTTGGCGCGCTTGATCATTTGAAGGAAATAGGTACAAAGGTAAGCGTTAAACGCGCTTTAGTCGACGGAGATTATGTGGCTCTTCATTCTGTATATGATTTTCATGGCCCTAAAATCGCCTTTGATATTTTCCGTTTTGAGAATGGACTAATCGTTGAGCATTGGGACAACTTGCAAGAGATGGAGGACAAGACGCCAAGCCATCATACGATGATTGACGGGCCGGTTGAGATTAAGGATATCGACAAGACGGATGTCAACAAAGCATTTGTCAAAAGCTATGTTGAAAACATTTTGCTTGGGAAGAATCCCGGCCTGCTCGCCTCTTATTTTGATGGGGATAACTACATTCAGCATAGTCCGCATATTGCGGACGGCCTTTCCGGTCTTCATGCCGCTTTGCAGGCGCTGGAGGAGAAAAACATTGAATTTCAATATACTCATGTCCATCAAGTCATCGGACAAGGCGATTTTGTGCTCGCGGTGAGTGAAGGGCTCTTCAATGGTCAGCCTACCGCTTTCTACGATTTGTTCCGCGTGGAGGATGGGAAGATCGCCGAACATTGGGACGTTATCGAGTCCATATTGCCGGCGGAAAAACGAAAAAATTCGAACAGCAGATTTTAA
- a CDS encoding YhgE/Pip domain-containing protein codes for MGLFKNRLIAALPLIVIAVIFIFSLAMIPSINPAPHNLPIAIVNKDQGLTASNANMGETVVSEIQSATFANSDGEPAMKWSEVDSEQEVKAGLDNQEYYAALVIPRDFSEKQASLMTPDPSAPRVRIYVNQGMNASASSMAGEMLSQAISGINEEMRTELLTAFERQGAAISTKQAAALASPIVSEVTRVNAVGTHSANGNSPVLMFQPLWMASLIGNVIFLLVRNKTNYANRNERFRANIVQVLWGAVMALASGFSLAWFAERWGLHIPHFTDTALFLAIAYLVFFLMIAAVFSWVGFKGMIIFVLFLFIGAPLLSFAPELLSSFYRDWILSWLPMRFMIDGLRELFFFGQGLRMNHSTFALIWIGACGLLVLLASAFKRSRKPEQKKEVEIAHNP; via the coding sequence ATGGGCTTATTTAAAAATAGATTAATTGCGGCCTTACCCCTTATCGTCATTGCTGTCATCTTCATCTTTAGCCTTGCCATGATTCCCAGCATTAATCCTGCTCCTCATAACCTGCCCATTGCCATTGTGAATAAGGATCAAGGCTTGACGGCCTCAAACGCCAATATGGGTGAGACGGTTGTGTCTGAGATTCAGTCGGCAACCTTCGCGAATTCGGATGGAGAGCCGGCGATGAAATGGAGCGAAGTTGATAGTGAACAGGAAGTAAAAGCAGGACTTGATAACCAAGAATACTATGCCGCATTGGTGATTCCCCGGGATTTTAGCGAGAAGCAGGCATCGCTGATGACGCCGGATCCGTCTGCACCCCGGGTGCGGATTTATGTCAACCAAGGCATGAATGCATCGGCATCGAGTATGGCTGGGGAAATGCTAAGTCAAGCGATTAGTGGGATAAATGAGGAAATGCGTACTGAGCTATTAACGGCTTTCGAACGGCAAGGCGCTGCGATTTCAACGAAACAAGCCGCCGCATTAGCTTCGCCAATCGTTAGCGAAGTCACCCGTGTGAATGCAGTCGGTACGCATAGTGCGAACGGGAATTCACCGGTTTTGATGTTCCAACCTTTGTGGATGGCCAGTCTGATCGGAAACGTGATTTTCTTGCTTGTAAGAAACAAAACAAATTACGCGAATCGCAATGAACGGTTTCGGGCGAATATAGTCCAAGTCTTATGGGGAGCGGTCATGGCTTTGGCGAGCGGATTTAGCCTCGCCTGGTTCGCCGAGCGTTGGGGGTTGCACATTCCTCATTTCACGGATACGGCTTTATTCTTGGCCATTGCTTATTTAGTATTTTTTCTCATGATAGCTGCTGTTTTCTCTTGGGTTGGATTTAAAGGCATGATTATTTTTGTATTGTTCTTATTTATCGGTGCGCCGCTCCTTAGTTTCGCTCCCGAGTTGTTATCTTCGTTTTACCGGGATTGGATATTATCATGGCTGCCGATGCGTTTCATGATTGATGGGCTGCGTGAGCTGTTCTTCTTTGGGCAAGGCCTGCGCATGAATCATTCCACATTCGCTTTAATTTGGATCGGCGCCTGTGGCCTTTTGGTCTTGCTTGCATCGGCCTTTAAACGTTCCCGTAAGCCAGAACAGAAAAAAGAGGTTGAAATTGCGCATAACCCCTAA
- a CDS encoding helix-turn-helix transcriptional regulator — protein MAKWDNMLSMLWMLRSGRKLTAAQIADSLEISVRTVYRYIDALCASGVPVVAESGHDGGIRILESFKETPLFFNSIELKALVDAYKFAQGAGYPYTEELESALAKVENGLHEEQRDDLSRQTSGLDVISPARPPSVVALLRDLEQAVMDGRTVRIAYRKAQAERADEREVDPYGLAYDRNEWYAVAFCHRSRAVRTFRVDRIARLEPTEARFEKPEHFSASAYFRDQSEQEREADGPLTVIRIEGEPDTLNAVCGHWHMRHYLTERTDREARFLLDVPTMDKYLPRYLITFGTAIRIREPLELKRRIREMACEIAKHYEDDPG, from the coding sequence GTGGCGAAATGGGATAACATGCTGTCCATGCTGTGGATGCTGCGCTCCGGAAGGAAGCTCACCGCCGCGCAGATCGCGGACAGTTTGGAGATCAGCGTCCGCACCGTGTACCGGTATATCGACGCATTATGCGCCAGCGGCGTGCCGGTCGTCGCGGAATCGGGCCATGACGGCGGCATTCGCATACTGGAAAGCTTCAAGGAGACGCCGTTGTTCTTCAACTCCATAGAGCTGAAGGCGCTTGTGGACGCGTATAAATTTGCGCAAGGCGCCGGCTATCCGTACACGGAGGAGCTGGAAAGCGCGCTTGCGAAGGTGGAGAACGGGTTGCACGAAGAGCAGCGCGACGATCTGTCCCGTCAGACGAGCGGCTTGGATGTGATCTCTCCGGCGCGCCCGCCTTCCGTCGTTGCGTTGCTCAGGGACCTGGAGCAGGCGGTGATGGACGGGCGAACGGTCCGCATCGCCTATCGCAAAGCGCAAGCGGAGCGGGCTGATGAACGTGAAGTCGATCCGTACGGGCTCGCTTACGACCGCAACGAATGGTACGCTGTCGCGTTCTGCCATCGGTCGCGGGCGGTGCGGACGTTCCGCGTGGACCGCATCGCGCGGCTCGAGCCGACCGAAGCGCGGTTCGAAAAGCCGGAGCACTTTTCCGCGTCCGCCTATTTCCGCGACCAGTCCGAGCAGGAGCGGGAGGCGGACGGACCGCTGACGGTCATCCGCATTGAGGGAGAACCCGATACGCTGAACGCGGTTTGCGGCCACTGGCATATGCGCCACTATTTGACGGAACGGACCGATCGGGAGGCGCGTTTTTTGCTCGATGTCCCGACGATGGACAAGTACCTTCCGAGGTATCTGATCACATTCGGCACGGCCATTCGCATTCGGGAGCCGCTGGAACTTAAGCGCCGGATCCGGGAAATGGCCTGCGAAATCGCCAAACATTACGAAGATGATCCCGGTTGA
- a CDS encoding DinB family protein encodes MSMREHSHQLYEYHVWANERLFAHLEQLPKEVFDAEVTSVFPSVSQTLGHMYLFEQLYMSVLAEVPNEEIFPKIPDWTKEAQGKTVEEMRRLFAEVAEQFRDLLRRTPDPDKAMTIEHPKYGRLDTHFSDILRHVVNHGTYHRGNVTAMLRQQGYAGVPTDYMFYLLERQAEE; translated from the coding sequence ATGTCCATGCGAGAGCACTCACATCAATTGTACGAATATCATGTTTGGGCGAACGAGCGGCTGTTCGCCCACCTGGAGCAGCTTCCGAAGGAAGTGTTCGATGCGGAAGTGACAAGCGTGTTCCCGTCCGTATCGCAAACGCTCGGACACATGTACTTGTTTGAACAGCTTTATATGTCCGTACTCGCGGAAGTTCCAAACGAGGAGATTTTTCCGAAGATCCCGGACTGGACGAAGGAAGCGCAGGGCAAAACCGTGGAAGAGATGCGGCGGCTGTTCGCCGAAGTCGCCGAACAGTTCCGCGATTTGCTGCGGCGTACGCCCGACCCGGACAAGGCGATGACGATCGAGCATCCAAAGTACGGCCGTCTTGATACGCATTTCTCCGACATCCTGCGGCATGTGGTCAACCACGGGACGTATCACCGGGGCAATGTGACCGCGATGCTGAGACAGCAAGGGTATGCCGGCGTCCCGACCGACTACATGTTTTATTTGCTGGAACGGCAGGCGGAAGAATAG
- a CDS encoding SDR family oxidoreductase, with amino-acid sequence MKLSGNTILITGGSTGIGLAFAERFMKAGNTVIVCGRRESALQDAEEKVPGLITRVCDLDMESERLALFDWVTANYPEVNVLVNNAGIQLRYNVLKADARDHWNDFRKEITTNIEAPFHLSMLFASFFAAKETAAIINVTSGLAFTPFAIAPIYSASKAALHSFSISLRHQLSDTSVEVIEIAPPAVNTDLGGAGLHTQGEPLDAFADGIFNDLAEGKTEIGYGSSVARLRMSRDEIDVYTEKLYQATKKFIE; translated from the coding sequence ATGAAGCTTTCAGGAAATACAATACTGATTACAGGCGGAAGCACCGGAATAGGGTTGGCATTTGCTGAGCGATTTATGAAAGCCGGGAATACAGTCATTGTTTGCGGCCGGCGTGAAAGTGCACTTCAAGACGCGGAAGAAAAAGTTCCCGGTCTGATCACCCGTGTATGTGATTTGGATATGGAATCGGAACGTTTAGCGTTGTTTGATTGGGTAACCGCAAACTATCCGGAAGTGAACGTATTGGTGAATAATGCCGGCATTCAGTTGCGCTATAATGTGCTAAAGGCGGATGCGAGAGACCATTGGAATGATTTCAGGAAGGAAATCACAACGAATATCGAGGCTCCTTTCCATCTGTCCATGCTGTTCGCGTCTTTTTTTGCGGCAAAAGAAACGGCGGCGATCATTAACGTCACATCCGGGCTGGCTTTTACACCGTTCGCGATTGCCCCCATTTATTCAGCAAGCAAAGCGGCGCTTCATTCCTTCTCCATAAGCTTAAGACACCAGCTCTCCGATACGTCTGTGGAAGTTATTGAGATTGCCCCGCCAGCGGTGAATACGGATTTGGGAGGAGCAGGACTGCATACGCAAGGGGAACCGTTAGATGCCTTTGCGGATGGAATTTTCAACGATTTGGCGGAGGGTAAAACGGAGATCGGGTATGGTTCTTCTGTGGCCCGCTTGCGCATGTCCCGAGACGAAATAGACGTATACACAGAAAAACTGTATCAAGCTACGAAAAAGTTTATTGAATAA
- a CDS encoding MerR family transcriptional regulator — MKYYSIGEASTKFNIPESTLRYYEKRGLLPLIERDEAGRRLFSEHQMALLEAVICLKNTHMPINSIREYMAWIVEGDTTLERRLDMMKKHKQRVLDEIALLTQYLPGIDEKIERYIKKIEEERS, encoded by the coding sequence ATGAAATATTATTCCATCGGCGAAGCTTCAACCAAATTCAATATTCCGGAATCAACCTTGCGGTATTATGAAAAAAGGGGACTGCTGCCGCTAATCGAGCGTGATGAAGCGGGCCGGCGCTTATTTTCAGAACATCAAATGGCGCTCCTTGAAGCCGTCATTTGCTTAAAAAACACGCATATGCCAATAAACAGCATTAGAGAGTATATGGCATGGATCGTAGAAGGAGACACTACCCTCGAACGCCGGCTTGACATGATGAAGAAGCATAAGCAAAGAGTGCTGGATGAGATTGCATTGCTGACCCAGTACTTACCGGGAATTGATGAAAAGATTGAACGCTATATAAAAAAGATCGAGGAGGAACGTTCATGA
- a CDS encoding MarR family winged helix-turn-helix transcriptional regulator, with protein sequence MDKNELNEEEMRIWHMWKGTFQSIFGRVVKEMSEHTGLSEGDYGVLDRLALLGNGSLRQQELADSMNWDKSRLSHHLTRMEKRGLVMRKSLDTNRGVQVIITSTGQSALDDARPIVAKAIRKHFLDRLTDQDIELITKLAQSTKTGPSASC encoded by the coding sequence ATGGATAAAAACGAGCTGAATGAAGAGGAAATGCGAATATGGCATATGTGGAAAGGCACCTTTCAGAGCATCTTCGGCCGCGTTGTCAAAGAGATGTCCGAGCACACAGGACTATCGGAGGGTGATTACGGGGTATTGGACCGGTTAGCCCTTCTGGGGAACGGCAGCCTTCGCCAACAGGAATTGGCCGACTCGATGAACTGGGATAAGAGCCGATTGTCACACCATCTGACGCGGATGGAAAAACGCGGACTTGTGATGAGGAAATCATTAGATACGAATCGCGGTGTTCAAGTCATCATCACTTCCACCGGACAATCAGCGTTGGATGATGCCCGGCCCATAGTCGCAAAGGCAATCCGCAAACATTTCCTTGATCGATTAACAGATCAAGACATTGAATTGATTACTAAGCTGGCGCAAAGTACAAAAACAGGGCCTTCAGCGTCTTGTTAA
- a CDS encoding alpha/beta hydrolase family protein: MDIKVSAPAPVVSVKPVVLSAPGRGENLQVQVSAPAIGSELPIIVFSHGYGWSLDGYSPLADFWAAHGFVVVQPTHLDSRTLNLPPDDPRTPLIWRFRVEDMKRILDQFDLIEASVPGLSGRLDRSRIAVAGHSWGGQTASMLLGARVLDARGEPGEDMSDSRIKAGVLLATTGKGGADLTPFAAEHFPFMSPSFANMSTPALVVAGDHDQSHLSTRGPDWFTDPYFLSPGSKSLLTLFGAEHSLGGIPGYNVTETTDENPERVALIQRLTRAYLLTALDLDDSSWPAARAALEASAHPLGRIESK; this comes from the coding sequence ATGGATATTAAAGTTAGTGCACCCGCTCCAGTCGTCTCGGTGAAACCGGTAGTGCTATCCGCTCCGGGCCGCGGTGAGAATTTGCAAGTGCAAGTGTCTGCGCCTGCGATTGGAAGCGAATTGCCTATTATTGTTTTCTCGCACGGTTATGGCTGGTCGTTGGACGGCTACAGCCCGTTGGCCGACTTCTGGGCTGCTCACGGCTTCGTGGTCGTTCAGCCCACCCATCTCGACTCGAGGACGCTGAACCTTCCTCCTGACGATCCGCGTACACCGCTGATCTGGCGGTTCCGGGTGGAGGACATGAAACGCATCCTCGACCAGTTTGATCTCATTGAAGCTTCCGTTCCCGGTCTCAGCGGGCGCCTTGACCGAAGCCGCATCGCTGTTGCCGGACACTCCTGGGGCGGCCAGACGGCGAGCATGTTGCTCGGCGCGCGAGTCCTCGACGCCCGCGGCGAACCGGGAGAGGACATGTCCGACTCACGGATCAAGGCAGGCGTATTGCTTGCCACAACCGGCAAGGGTGGAGCTGATTTGACTCCGTTCGCGGCCGAGCACTTTCCCTTCATGAGTCCGAGCTTCGCGAATATGAGCACGCCAGCCCTTGTGGTTGCAGGGGACCATGACCAGTCCCATCTGTCCACTCGGGGGCCGGATTGGTTCACTGACCCGTATTTCCTAAGCCCGGGCAGTAAGAGCTTGCTTACCCTCTTCGGGGCCGAACACTCGCTTGGCGGAATTCCCGGATACAACGTTACGGAAACAACGGATGAGAACCCCGAACGAGTCGCCCTAATCCAGCGGCTGACGCGGGCTTACCTCCTCACCGCGCTCGATCTCGACGATTCCAGCTGGCCGGCAGCCCGCGCGGCTCTGGAAGCGAGCGCCCACCCGCTGGGGCGCATCGAGTCCAAATAA